A section of the Parasteatoda tepidariorum isolate YZ-2023 chromosome 6, CAS_Ptep_4.0, whole genome shotgun sequence genome encodes:
- the LOC107447963 gene encoding cAMP-dependent protein kinase type II regulatory subunit, which yields MADDKNEIHVPEELENMLLHFTTSVLEEQPDDIIDYAASYFSRLKRERSDQGISKMLGRRGRRRTAVIGEVVNPEECDSEVKIYPKSKEQKERIKNLIEDVFLFKHLTKENLDAIIDAMIPSEVKSGQIIIKQNDDADFFYVIDKGEFDAIIEEEGRQEVVMKYKDSGSFGELALLHNQPRAATIKAVTDGMLWAVSRATFTKLVVKTAYEKRKRYMELLDKVPELQPLIDYEKMQVCDALISVYLRKGEVLFKEGDRGDGMYFVEKGAITINKEVKGGEAQLALLKPGDYFGELALVRNKPRAGTARALEDSELAFLDVGAFERLLGPCMDIINQRADSYEKIDK from the exons ATGGCAGATGATAAGAACGAAATTCATGTTCCCGAAGAGTTGGAAAATATGCTGCTTCATTTTACCACAAGCGTTTTGGAGGAACAGCCTGATGACATCATCGATTACGCAGCATCGTATTTCTCTCGACTCAAGCGTGAGAGATCGGACCAAGGTATCAGCAAAATGCTCGGCAGAAGAGGTAGGCGACGCACGGCCGTTATCGGCGAAGTTGTAAACCCAGAAGAATGCGACTCCGAAGTCAAAATCTATCCTAAATCTAAAGAGCAGAAGGAAAGGATCAAAAAtctcatcgaagacgtgtttctttttaaacaccTGACCAAAGAGAACCTGGACGCCATTATTGATGCCATGATACCGTCTGAGGTGAAGAGTGGACAAATTATCATTAAACAGAATGACGATGCCGATTTTTTCTATGTCATTGATAAAGGCGAGTTCGATGCCATCATTGAAGAAGAGGGTCGGCAGGAAGTGGTCATGAAGTACAAAGACAGCGGGAGTTTTGGCGAGTTGGCGTTGCTTCATAACCAGCCGAGAGCGGCTACCATAAAAGCTGTAACAGATGGCATGTTGTGGGCGGTCAGTAGAGCTACTTTTACGAAACTTGTCGTCAAAACTGCTTACGAAAAGCGAAAGAGGTATATGGAGCTTCTCGATAAAGTGCCAGAATTGCAACCGCTTATAGATTATGAAAAAATGCAAGTTTGTGATGCATTGATTTCAGTTTACCTGAGGAAAGGTGAAGTGTTATTTAAGGAAGGGGATAGAGGAGATGGCATGTATTTCGTTGAAAAAGGAGCCATTACCATAAATAAAGAAGTCAAAGGCGGTGAGGCGCAATTGGCGCTACTGAAACCTGGAGATTACTTCGGAG AGTTGGCATTAGTTCGGAACAAGCCAAGAGCGGGCACCGCAAGAGCTTTAGAAGATTCAGAGTTAGCTTTTTTGGACGTTGGCGCTTTTGAGAGACTTCTTGGACCCTGCATGGATATCATAAATCAGAGAGCGGATTCTTACGagaaaatagataaatag
- the LOC107439261 gene encoding glyoxylate/hydroxypyruvate reductase A, with protein MTKIRPDLYLVSRFPNIAEELKKCLPEEVNLIVVPISDQSKRWDVEIILTDEELNFIKDAETLVMDSMYLSPLLYKLPKAKWVQTTWAGVEMLMQNVDKTKPSPNFTLTRYVDPYFGELMSNYVIAQIINIERDLYALHDKQKSSEWARPNFPHSRVISDLKIGILGSGKLGSSVGSLLRKAGAWVFAYVRSVRTESSDAYDKATTNLLDLLECCDYLINVLPSTAETRTLLDPDVFRNCKKKPVFINIGRGDIIKENNIIRALEQGWISKAVLDVFQKEPLPPESPLWQNPGVIVTPHIGAIPKMNGIAEFIGQNYQRYVHGEPLANVVEWMRGY; from the exons ATGACTAAAATACGTCCTGATCTTTACCTGGTCTCAAGATTTCCAAATATTGCAGAAGAGTTGAAAAAGTGTTTACCAGAGGAAGTTAATTTGATTGTCGTTCCTATTTCAG ATCAATCTAAGCGATGGGATGTGGAAATCATACTGACGGATGAGGAACTGAACTTCATCAAAGATGCCGAAACTCTTGTAATGGACAGCATGTATTTGTCGCCGTTACTCTACAAATTGCCCAAAGCTAAGTGGGTGCAGACCACGTGGGCAG gtGTTGAAATGTTAATGCAAAATGTTGATAAGACAAAG CCCTCGCCGAACTTTACACTGACCAGGTATGTGGATCCTTATTTCGGAGAGCTCATGTCGAATTATGTCATAGCGCAGATAATAAACATTGAAAGAGATCTCTACGCCCTACACGACAAACAGAAAAGTTCGGAATG GGCAAGACCAAATTTTCCTCATTCTCGAGTTATTAGTGATCTAAAAATTGGAATTCTGGGTTCTGGAAAACTGGGATCAtcag TTGGAAGTTTATTAAGGAAGGCTGGAGCGTGGGTGTTTGCTTATGTTCGAAGCGTTCGCACAGAGAGCTCAGATGCGTATGATAA GGCAACTACAAATTTGTTGGATCTCTTAGAATGTTGCGATTATTTAATCAATGTGTTACCAAGTACAGCGGAAACAAGAACTCTTCTGGACCCTGATGTGTTCCGAAATTGCAAAAAG aaacctgtatttataaatattggtaGAGGGGATATCATCAAAGAAAACAACATCATCAGAGCTTTGGA acAAGGATGGATTTCAAAAGCAGTTTTAGATGTCTTTCAAAAAGAACCATTGCCACCAGAAAGTCCTTTGTGGCAAAATCCAGGG GTTATTGTCACACCTCATATTGGAGCTATTCCAAAAATGAATGGG ATAGCAGAATTCAtaggtcaaaactaccaacgtTATGTCCATGGCGAACCACTGGCTAATGTCGTGGAATGGATGAGAGGATATTAA